The genomic interval TATCTTCCACACGCGTCGCCTCAGCACCACATTCTAATAAAATACGCCCTGCCAATGTCACCAGATTCGTAACCTCTCGATCCGTGGGTATGTATCGCGTCATCTCCGTCACCTACTTTTATGTATTTCTATCTGCATCCAAATTGAAAAGGCTCATACGCTGCCACTTAGTCTAAAAATTATAACCGATTTAAGATGAGATTGCTATGGTGATTCAAAAGTACGTCTACTTATATTAAAATTGATATACTTGCTACTTTGAATGCCAAAAATCATTTCACTCAATCATAGCGATTGGTTTCAAATTTCAATATCATCGATGTAAGGAGATGATAAGAATGACTCAAACATCCGACAACACAAACAAAACTTATGAACATGTTTTCAGAAGCGACAACAGTCTAGCAATGCGTTTAAGTAACGAAACAATTCAGCACATTGGTTTTGAGATTGGAGATACAGTTGAAGTACAAAAAATAAATGGTGATTTGTTTGTTACTAAAAAAGAAACATCCGTTGAAGATGGCATCAAAAAGTTCTACCAAAATGGTGGCAAATATGACGAATCAGAAGTAAATTTCGGTAAAAGTGTAGGGCGTGAAATATAAGCGTCCTATACGTAATCAACATTACATCATTCACTGCGCCTTTTTCTTTCAATTTCCCACTCGACAAGCACTTTTTTCATTTTACAAACTTTTACTAAAAGAATGTGTTTGCTTTTTATATACAATAATTTTGCACAGTTACATATTTTCAAAACCATTTACGCTCTTTCCGTATTAGATTTTCTTTAAAATCAAAAAGACAGTGCCGCCCTCATATCGACGTACACTGCCTCTATACACTATTGTTCAATTTTCATTAATGTATCAAAACGCTCTGTATCTAAACGGTGACCGACGAAAAAGCTACCAAATTCACCGTAACGTGCAGTCGTTTCATCAAAACGCATTTCATAAACGATTTTTTTGAATTGGAGCACGTCATCTGCAAATAGCGTCACACCCCATTCGAAATCATCGAAACCTACTGAACCTGTAATGAATTGTTTAATTTTACCTGCATATTTACGACCAATCATACCATGATCGTACATTAATTTTTTACGTTCTTCCATAGATAACATATACCAGTTGTATGTCTCATTACGACGTTTGTTCATCGGATAGAAACAGATGTATTCTTTTTCTGGTAATTCTGGGTACAATCTTGCTTTCACATGTGGGTTTTCGTATGGATCTTCATTCGAATCCCCTGCCAGATAGTTACTCAATTCTACAACAGATACGTATGAATATGTCGGAATGAAATGGTCTGAAATGGCTAACTTATTAATTTCGTTTTCAATTTCAGTTAAATCTTTCATTTCTGGACGTAAAATCCATAACAGTAAGTCTGCTTTTTGACCTGTCACGTTATATAAAACTTGGTCACCTTGTCCCTCTGATTGTGCCTGTTTCAAACGATCCATTAAACGATGAAACTCAGCAATCATGTCTGCTCTATCTTCTTGTGGCACTAAACGCCAAGATGCCCAATCTATCGCATAAAATAAATGTAAACTATACCAACCATCTAAAGTCTCTGCTGCATGACTCATTCAGAACACTCCTTAGAATTAATATTATCTGTACAAACTAAATTTTATCATAAATGATGCAGACACAACGATTTAAATGATTACAAATTAGTGTCATGGAAATCTCACTATAAATACCGTATAATAATAGATGGAAAATCGATGAAGGAAAGTAGAGGAGGACCATTATGTCTAGTTTATTAGATGTACTTAAAGACAAACTTTCAGGTAAAAATGTGCGTATCGTATTACCAGAAGGAGAAGATGCGCGTGTATTAACAGCAGCTGTCGATTTACAAGCTTCTGACTATGTTGCGCCGATCGTATTAGGGAATGTTGACAAAATTAAAGCACTTGCTGCAGAAAAATCTTTAAATATTGAAGGTTTAAATATCATTCAACCTGATACTAGCGACCTTAAAGCAACACTCGTTGAACAATTTGTAGAGCGTCGTAAAGGGAAGGCGACTGAAGAGCAAGCACAATCTTTATTAAATGATGTGAACTACTTCGGTACAATGCTTGTTTATGCAGGTCATGCAGACGGTTTAGTGAGCGGTGCAGCCCACTCAACAGCAGACACTGTTCGTCCAGCACTTCAAATTATCAAAACAAAACCAGGTGTTTCTAAAACATCAGGTGTTTTCTTCATGATTAAAGAAGACCAACAATTTATTTTTGGTGACTGTGCGATTAACCCTGAATTAGCCGCATCAGACTTAGCTGAAATTGCTGTAGAAAGTGCGAAAACAGCACAAAGCTTCGGCATGGACCCACGCGTGGCGATGTTAAGCTTCTCAACAAAAGGTTCTGCAAAATCAGACGACACTGAAAAAGTCACTGAAGCAGTAAAATTGGCACAAGAAAAAATCGACGCTGAAAACTTATCAGACGTCATTATTGATGGTGAATTTCAATTTGACGCTGCGATTGTACCAGAAGTGGCTAAGAAAAAAGCACCTGATGCAAAAATCCAAGGTGACGCTAACGTATTTATTTTCCCAAGTCTTGAAGCAGGTAACATTGGTTACAAAATTGCTCAACGTTTAGGCGGTTACGATGCCATTGGTCCTGTCCTACAAGGTTTAAACTCACCTGTGAATGACTTATCACGCGGTAGCTCTACAGAAGACGTTTACAACTTATCTATTATTACAGCAGCTCAAAGTCTACAATAATGGATTTAGCACACAAATATTTTAATGGTCACACATGGCGCTATGTGGACCATTCTTCTGGTTTAGAGCCCATGCAGTCTTTCGCATTTGACGACACCTTTTCGGAAAGTGTCGGTGCTGACTTATCTCCTAGTGTTGTGCGGACATGGGTACATCAACATACGATTATTTTAGGCATTCACGATTCACGTTTGCCTTATTTGAAAGATGGCATTCAATATTTAACAGATGAACGTGGTTATAATGCGATTGTGCGTAACTCAGGCGGTCTTGGTGTCGTCCTAGATCAAGGTATTTTAAACATTTCCTTAATGTTCAAAGGGAAAACTGAAGTGACCATTGATGAGGCATTTACGGTCATGTATTTGTTGATGAGTAAAATGTTTGAAGATGACTTTACGGAGATTGCGACACATGAGATTACGCATTCGTATTGTCCAGGCAAATTTGATTTAAGTATCAACAATCAAAAATTTGCCGGTATTTCACAACGCCGTGTTCGTGGCGGGATTGCCGTTCAGATTTACTTATGTGTCGAAGGATCAGGAAGTGAACGTGCGGAATTGATGCGTCACTTTTATGAACGCGCATTGAAAGGTGAAACGACGAAATTCACTTATCCAGACATTCATCCGTCCAGTATGGCGTCATTGGAAGAATTGCTCGGCCGTCCAATGACCGTGCAAGATGTCATGTTTAAATTATTGTATGCGATTAAAGATTTAGGTGGCAGTTTAAATATGGACCCGATTACGCCACACGAATGGGAACGGTATGAGCATTATTATGAACGTATGCTCGATCGTAACGCAAAAATGAATGCAAAATTGGATTAAACTACAGAAAAGACATACTATTGATGAAAAAAGCAGGTTCGGGAACATCCCCCACCTGCTTTTCTTTTCGTTTATTAATCATTCAAACTTAGAGTCACGTCTCATGGTTACATCAGGACATGTGTATTGGTCTTTAAATCACCACTGCCCGAATTATTCTAGCTATTTATATGAGAGTGAAACGCCTGAATTCTATCACCTATTTCATCTCTCACCCGCTGAAATTCTGACCATGCTTTGCCCGCCGGATCATCAAAGCCCCAATGTTCTTTTTTAACGTATTGTGGCAAAGTAGGACAATTTTGGTCTGCATCACTACATAACGTAACGACTAAATCGGATTGTTTGATGATT from Staphylococcus sp. MI 10-1553 carries:
- a CDS encoding AbrB/MazE/SpoVT family DNA-binding domain-containing protein, which gives rise to MTQTSDNTNKTYEHVFRSDNSLAMRLSNETIQHIGFEIGDTVEVQKINGDLFVTKKETSVEDGIKKFYQNGGKYDESEVNFGKSVGREI
- the hemQ gene encoding hydrogen peroxide-dependent heme synthase — translated: MSHAAETLDGWYSLHLFYAIDWASWRLVPQEDRADMIAEFHRLMDRLKQAQSEGQGDQVLYNVTGQKADLLLWILRPEMKDLTEIENEINKLAISDHFIPTYSYVSVVELSNYLAGDSNEDPYENPHVKARLYPELPEKEYICFYPMNKRRNETYNWYMLSMEERKKLMYDHGMIGRKYAGKIKQFITGSVGFDDFEWGVTLFADDVLQFKKIVYEMRFDETTARYGEFGSFFVGHRLDTERFDTLMKIEQ
- the pta gene encoding phosphate acetyltransferase; amino-acid sequence: MSSLLDVLKDKLSGKNVRIVLPEGEDARVLTAAVDLQASDYVAPIVLGNVDKIKALAAEKSLNIEGLNIIQPDTSDLKATLVEQFVERRKGKATEEQAQSLLNDVNYFGTMLVYAGHADGLVSGAAHSTADTVRPALQIIKTKPGVSKTSGVFFMIKEDQQFIFGDCAINPELAASDLAEIAVESAKTAQSFGMDPRVAMLSFSTKGSAKSDDTEKVTEAVKLAQEKIDAENLSDVIIDGEFQFDAAIVPEVAKKKAPDAKIQGDANVFIFPSLEAGNIGYKIAQRLGGYDAIGPVLQGLNSPVNDLSRGSSTEDVYNLSIITAAQSLQ
- a CDS encoding lipoate--protein ligase family protein; the encoded protein is MDLAHKYFNGHTWRYVDHSSGLEPMQSFAFDDTFSESVGADLSPSVVRTWVHQHTIILGIHDSRLPYLKDGIQYLTDERGYNAIVRNSGGLGVVLDQGILNISLMFKGKTEVTIDEAFTVMYLLMSKMFEDDFTEIATHEITHSYCPGKFDLSINNQKFAGISQRRVRGGIAVQIYLCVEGSGSERAELMRHFYERALKGETTKFTYPDIHPSSMASLEELLGRPMTVQDVMFKLLYAIKDLGGSLNMDPITPHEWERYEHYYERMLDRNAKMNAKLD